The genome window TTGCCAAGATTATGAAATTCGTAAGTGCAGACAATCATTCTCAGTATCGATTTATAATAGGTACGGATTCCCAGGTGTATAAAAAACAGAGAGTGGTCTTTGTCTCTACCATAATCGTTCATCGTATAGGGTTCGGAGCTATTTGTTTTTATGAGAAAAAAGTAAAAATCAAGAAATATTCTCTACGCGAGAGGATGTTTACAGAGGTTTTTTTAAGCCTTGATCTGGCAACCCGTTTTTTAAATGCAATTAAGGAACACCATTGCGCGTTATACAATGCTA of Aminobacterium sp. MB27-C1 contains these proteins:
- a CDS encoding ribonuclease H-like YkuK family protein, producing MRSPTWGRLSLDESIAKIMKFVSADNHSQYRFIIGTDSQVYKKQRVVFVSTIIVHRIGFGAICFYEKKVKIKKYSLRERMFTEVFLSLDLATRFLNAIKEHHCALYNAMDDLEIHVDVGEHGATRDLINAVTGMVKGCGFLCCTKPDACGASSVADRFAKISGPLTA